Proteins encoded in a region of the Candidatus Methylacidiphilales bacterium genome:
- a CDS encoding HAD family hydrolase, with protein sequence MNPLPSALRPPPSDPQLAPLLLSTDFDGTLIDHQSPVPMAEAFFAWINETRRHRRVVWAVNTGRDWDSLREELDRRKAPFLPDWVMLIEREVHRVHNGSLIGHREWNRRCFDVHAELFQRADAMIEQMRRDLAKFKGLQIIRDVGSPLGLIATDDEQASAVHEALEPLYQAHPDLHAVRNSVYLRFAHIDFHKGSCLALVQSEEGIAAENTIAAGDNLNDLPMLQRRYAHHLICPSNSLPEVKDQVLAEGGFVASQPADQGVVEGLRALILQPLSD encoded by the coding sequence ATGAATCCGCTGCCTTCCGCCCTGCGCCCTCCGCCTTCTGATCCCCAGCTCGCCCCGCTCCTTCTTTCCACGGACTTCGACGGCACCCTCATCGACCACCAATCCCCGGTGCCGATGGCCGAGGCGTTTTTCGCCTGGATCAACGAAACCCGCAGGCACCGCCGTGTCGTCTGGGCCGTCAACACCGGCCGCGATTGGGACAGCCTCCGTGAAGAACTCGACCGCCGGAAGGCCCCGTTCCTCCCCGATTGGGTCATGTTGATCGAACGCGAAGTCCACCGCGTCCACAACGGATCTCTCATCGGCCATCGCGAATGGAACCGCCGCTGTTTCGACGTTCACGCCGAACTCTTCCAGCGCGCCGACGCCATGATCGAACAGATGCGCCGCGACCTGGCCAAATTCAAGGGGCTGCAAATCATCCGCGACGTCGGCTCGCCCCTCGGCCTCATCGCCACCGATGACGAACAAGCCAGCGCGGTCCATGAGGCCCTGGAGCCCCTCTATCAAGCCCATCCCGACCTCCATGCGGTGCGCAACTCCGTTTACCTGCGCTTCGCCCACATCGATTTCCACAAGGGCAGTTGCCTGGCCCTGGTCCAGTCCGAGGAGGGCATCGCGGCCGAAAACACCATCGCCGCCGGCGACAACCTGAACGACCTCCCCATGCTCCAGCGGCGCTACGCCCACCACCTCATCTGTCCCTCCAATTCGCTGCCCGAAGTCAAGGACCAGGTCCTCGCCGAAGGCGGTTTCGTCGCCAGCCAACCCGCCGATCAGGGTGTGGTCGAAGGCCTGCGGGCCCTCATCTTGCAACCGCTTTCCGATTGA
- a CDS encoding EVE domain-containing protein: MASHWLVKQEPTKYPFSQLLKDKKTTWDGVRNFQARNNLRAMKKGDAVLYYHSVEEKSVVGLAEVIREAYPDPTSEEGDWSVVDLKPIRALPRPVTLAEIKAHAKLKNIALLKQSRLSVMPITPAEYETILQLGTHP, translated from the coding sequence ATGGCTTCCCATTGGCTCGTCAAACAAGAACCCACCAAATACCCCTTTTCCCAACTCCTCAAGGACAAAAAAACCACCTGGGACGGGGTCCGCAACTTCCAAGCCCGCAACAACTTGCGGGCCATGAAGAAGGGCGATGCGGTCCTCTACTACCACAGCGTCGAGGAAAAATCCGTCGTCGGTCTGGCCGAAGTCATCCGCGAAGCCTACCCCGATCCCACTTCCGAAGAAGGGGATTGGTCGGTCGTCGACCTCAAACCGATCCGAGCCCTTCCCCGGCCTGTCACCCTGGCCGAAATCAAGGCCCACGCGAAACTCAAGAACATCGCCCTGCTCAAACAATCCCGGCTTTCCGTCATGCCCATCACCCCGGCCGAGTACGAAACGATATTGCAACTCGGAACACACCCATGA
- a CDS encoding small basic protein: MSQHKSLRGSSAIVAKRNVLKRFERVEVMKKRGTWKSEQKVYGLPKTKIIE, translated from the coding sequence ATGTCACAGCACAAAAGCCTCCGTGGGTCCAGCGCCATTGTCGCCAAGCGCAACGTTCTCAAGCGTTTCGAGCGCGTGGAAGTCATGAAAAAGCGCGGCACATGGAAGTCCGAACAGAAAGTGTACGGACTGCCGAAGACCAAGATCATCGAATAA
- a CDS encoding pseudouridine synthase: protein MSSDAPRLNRYLASSGQGSRRACETLIRDGRVTINGHVVTDLATRVGPGDEVAVDTVPCQVASELVLLLNKPKGVICSKAQMDDRPTVFHLLPPNLPSLFYVGRLDADSEGMLIMTNSGDLAERISHPRNKLPKVYEVLLDRNFEIKDRERLLRGIETPFSFGRMESVDPMTGPRARVVLSQGLKRQVRLMFRFCGYKVVGLRRVQIGGLRMGELKPGQWRELDEKDLRRLMSLDVAGAVAQKPILPKSYAKKLTADGEKRPPARRPSLKSRRTELDRPPRRRNNTKGPRSRPSGRSGRS, encoded by the coding sequence ATGTCCTCTGACGCCCCCCGCCTCAATCGCTACCTCGCCTCTTCCGGGCAGGGTTCGCGCCGTGCCTGTGAAACCTTGATCCGCGACGGGCGGGTGACCATCAACGGCCATGTGGTGACCGATCTGGCCACACGGGTCGGTCCGGGTGATGAGGTGGCCGTCGACACCGTTCCCTGCCAAGTGGCGTCCGAGTTGGTTCTGTTGTTGAACAAGCCCAAGGGGGTGATTTGTTCCAAAGCCCAGATGGACGACCGCCCGACCGTTTTCCACCTGCTTCCTCCCAACCTGCCTTCGCTTTTTTATGTGGGCCGCCTGGATGCCGACAGCGAGGGCATGCTCATCATGACCAACAGCGGGGACTTGGCCGAGCGCATCAGCCATCCGCGCAACAAACTGCCCAAGGTGTACGAAGTCCTGCTCGACCGGAATTTTGAAATCAAGGACCGCGAACGGCTCTTGCGCGGCATCGAGACGCCGTTCAGCTTCGGGCGCATGGAATCCGTCGACCCAATGACCGGACCGCGCGCAAGGGTGGTGCTGAGCCAGGGCTTGAAGCGCCAGGTGCGCCTGATGTTCCGCTTTTGCGGATACAAGGTCGTGGGCCTGCGCCGGGTGCAGATCGGCGGCCTGCGCATGGGCGAACTCAAACCCGGCCAATGGCGCGAACTCGACGAGAAGGACCTGCGCCGGCTCATGTCCCTGGATGTGGCTGGAGCGGTGGCCCAGAAGCCCATCCTGCCCAAGTCCTACGCCAAAAAATTGACCGCTGATGGTGAAAAACGCCCGCCCGCCCGCCGTCCTTCGCTCAAGTCGCGTCGCACCGAACTTGACCGTCCGCCGCGTCGCAGGAACAACACCAAAGGACCCCGCTCCCGTCCTTCGGGTCGATCCGGTCGTTCCTGA
- the argH gene encoding argininosuccinate lyase encodes MKKPSPKKSQALWGGRFASETHRLVQELGKSVHYDHRLYREDIAGSIAHARMLKKIGILSAGELRAIEKGLRLIEAQITDGKFAWLDSREDVHMNIEAALTARTPAGARLHTGRSRNDQVATDMRLWLKKRINEDLLDVAAMQAALVRWASRDAEILLPGYTHLQRAQPVYLAHHLLAYVEMLERDKGRLSDACKRLDLLPLGSGALAGSTIPLDREFVARELGFAGVTANSLDAVSDRDFIIEYASAGALVAVHLSRLAEDLILWSTAEFGFIRIGDAFTTGSSLMPQKKNPDVAELTRGKSGRVIGNLVSLLVLLKGLPMTYNRDLQEDKERLFDTADTLRLCLRVNAAMLGDIRVNREACARAVADPCLLATDIADALVLKGVPFRHAHEIVGRAVGIAEQKGCTIAELGLAEWKTLSDKVDARVLAVFDPVAALERRKMTGAPSRRQVNAQLARWKKKLGL; translated from the coding sequence ATGAAAAAACCTTCTCCGAAAAAATCCCAGGCGCTTTGGGGCGGACGTTTTGCCTCGGAAACCCACCGCTTGGTGCAGGAACTGGGCAAGTCGGTCCACTACGACCACCGCCTCTACCGGGAAGATATCGCCGGCAGCATCGCCCATGCGCGGATGTTGAAAAAAATCGGCATCCTGAGTGCCGGGGAATTGCGGGCGATTGAAAAAGGCCTGCGCCTGATCGAGGCCCAGATCACGGATGGAAAATTTGCCTGGCTCGACAGTCGCGAGGATGTGCACATGAACATCGAGGCCGCCCTCACCGCGCGCACCCCCGCCGGGGCGCGCCTGCACACCGGCCGCAGCCGCAACGACCAGGTCGCCACCGACATGCGCCTTTGGTTGAAAAAACGCATCAATGAAGACCTCCTGGATGTGGCGGCGATGCAGGCCGCCCTGGTTCGTTGGGCTTCCCGGGACGCGGAGATCCTGCTCCCCGGCTACACCCATCTCCAGCGGGCCCAGCCGGTTTATCTGGCCCACCACCTTCTGGCTTATGTGGAAATGTTGGAGCGCGACAAAGGCCGCCTGTCCGACGCCTGCAAACGGCTGGATCTGCTTCCCCTCGGCTCGGGTGCGTTGGCCGGCAGCACCATCCCACTTGACCGGGAATTCGTCGCCAGGGAACTCGGTTTCGCCGGCGTGACCGCCAACTCACTCGACGCGGTCAGCGACCGGGATTTCATCATCGAGTATGCCTCCGCCGGAGCCCTGGTCGCGGTCCACCTTTCCCGGTTGGCCGAGGACCTCATCCTCTGGTCGACGGCGGAATTCGGCTTCATCCGCATCGGCGACGCCTTCACCACGGGTTCCAGCTTGATGCCGCAGAAGAAAAATCCCGACGTGGCCGAACTCACCCGGGGCAAGAGCGGTCGCGTCATCGGCAACCTTGTTTCCCTGCTCGTCCTGCTCAAAGGCCTGCCTATGACCTACAACCGGGACCTCCAGGAAGACAAGGAACGGCTGTTCGACACCGCCGACACCCTCCGCCTCTGCCTGCGGGTCAATGCGGCCATGCTCGGCGACATCCGGGTCAACCGCGAGGCCTGCGCCCGTGCGGTGGCCGATCCCTGTCTTCTAGCTACCGACATAGCCGACGCCCTTGTGCTCAAAGGCGTGCCCTTCCGCCACGCCCATGAGATTGTTGGCCGCGCGGTCGGCATCGCCGAACAGAAGGGGTGCACCATTGCCGAACTCGGGTTGGCTGAATGGAAGACGCTTTCCGACAAGGTGGACGCCCGCGTCCTGGCGGTCTTTGATCCCGTGGCCGCGCTCGAACGCCGCAAGATGACCGGCGCGCCTTCCCGCAGGCAGGTGAACGCCCAGTTGGCCCGTTGGAAAAAGAAGCTCGGTCTTTGA
- a CDS encoding diaminopimelate decarboxylase, whose translation MSQPFPSRNSDPAFLQQIADKVGTPFWLVDAAELRRRIADVKFLVDAPFLHARYAMKANPAARILREIKDHGLWIDAVSAHECQRAMRAGFSGGQRPPEILYTADVFRDRWQDVILKDGILPNLGSPGMARDLQEAGYRGNVALRVNVGFGHGHVNACDTGGPSSKHGIWWEDLGEAARAVRAAGCEVIMLHAHVGSGPKQQELRDNLQKLAGVFLGLAKDFPKLESVSLGGGLPYNYRQHEDLDLPALKSILTGAQRDLSKALARDIHVEIEPGRYYVVSATTLVAKVHDLKSTRTNEKGQGVTFAMIDAGFTDLVRPAMYGSHHRISLPARTGEQEEPICVAGPLCESGDVFTRGADEMLEPRQLPRPQRGDLLCLHDAGAYGYAMSSHYNSLGRAPQVWVEEDGSTRLISRRETLEDLLIPECDEAV comes from the coding sequence ATGAGCCAGCCTTTTCCGTCCCGTAACTCCGATCCAGCATTCCTTCAGCAAATCGCCGACAAGGTCGGCACGCCCTTCTGGCTGGTCGATGCGGCCGAGTTGCGCCGTCGCATCGCCGATGTGAAATTTCTCGTGGATGCCCCCTTCCTGCACGCCCGCTACGCCATGAAGGCCAATCCGGCCGCGCGCATCCTCCGCGAAATCAAGGACCACGGATTGTGGATCGACGCGGTCAGTGCCCATGAATGCCAGCGGGCCATGCGGGCCGGGTTCTCCGGAGGCCAGCGCCCCCCCGAAATCCTCTACACCGCCGATGTCTTCCGCGACCGCTGGCAGGACGTGATCTTGAAAGATGGCATCCTCCCCAACCTCGGTTCGCCCGGCATGGCCCGCGATCTTCAGGAGGCGGGTTACCGCGGCAACGTGGCCCTGCGGGTCAATGTCGGCTTCGGCCACGGACACGTCAACGCCTGTGACACCGGCGGCCCCAGCTCGAAGCACGGCATCTGGTGGGAGGATCTGGGTGAAGCGGCCCGGGCCGTCCGGGCCGCCGGCTGCGAGGTCATCATGCTCCACGCCCATGTTGGCAGTGGTCCGAAGCAACAGGAACTGCGCGACAATCTCCAAAAGCTCGCCGGCGTGTTCCTTGGCCTGGCCAAGGACTTCCCCAAGCTGGAGTCGGTCAGCCTCGGTGGAGGTCTCCCCTACAACTACCGCCAACACGAGGATCTCGACCTGCCCGCACTGAAATCAATCCTGACCGGAGCTCAGCGGGATTTGTCCAAGGCCCTGGCGCGTGATATCCATGTCGAAATCGAGCCCGGGCGTTACTACGTCGTTTCCGCCACCACCCTGGTGGCGAAGGTCCACGACCTGAAGAGCACCCGGACCAACGAGAAAGGCCAGGGGGTGACTTTTGCCATGATCGATGCCGGATTCACCGATCTGGTGCGTCCCGCGATGTATGGCAGCCACCACCGCATCAGCCTCCCGGCGCGGACCGGGGAGCAGGAGGAACCGATTTGTGTGGCCGGACCGCTTTGCGAGAGCGGCGATGTCTTCACCCGCGGGGCCGACGAGATGCTGGAGCCCCGCCAATTGCCGCGTCCGCAGCGGGGGGATCTTCTCTGCCTGCATGATGCCGGAGCCTACGGCTATGCCATGTCGAGCCACTACAATTCCCTCGGACGTGCCCCTCAGGTTTGGGTGGAGGAGGATGGAAGCACCCGGTTGATCTCGCGCCGTGAAACGCTGGAGGACCTGCTGATCCCCGAGTGTGACGAAGCGGTTTGA
- the dapF gene encoding diaminopimelate epimerase, with the protein MGVQFWKMSGAGNDFICLDNRRKKLRLTKKQIAALCHRQFGVGADGLLVVEPGDACHDFRMRYYNADGGEADMCGNGARCFARYARRIARVRKPALAFRTGAGTVTGEFLGEEVRVGLTPPQDEALNRQVATSAGTLTVHSINTGVPHAVVFVDDVEKTEIVRLGSELRWHADFQPKGTNVNFVQRLSARRLRVRTYERGVEGETLACGTGVAAAALIAARVHGLASPVEIKVQGGDLLKVYFDTREGAFTNVRLQGPADFVFEGEIDVHV; encoded by the coding sequence ATGGGGGTTCAATTCTGGAAAATGAGCGGTGCGGGCAATGATTTCATCTGCCTCGACAACCGCCGCAAGAAGCTGCGACTGACCAAGAAGCAGATTGCCGCGCTTTGCCACCGCCAGTTCGGCGTGGGTGCGGATGGCCTGCTTGTGGTCGAACCCGGGGATGCCTGCCACGATTTCCGCATGCGATATTACAATGCCGACGGCGGCGAGGCCGACATGTGCGGCAATGGTGCCCGTTGTTTCGCCCGCTACGCCCGGCGCATAGCCCGGGTGCGCAAGCCCGCCCTGGCCTTCCGCACCGGTGCCGGCACCGTGACCGGGGAGTTTCTCGGCGAGGAAGTGCGAGTCGGCCTGACTCCGCCGCAGGACGAGGCTTTAAACCGGCAGGTGGCCACCAGCGCGGGCACCCTCACCGTCCATTCGATCAATACCGGCGTCCCGCATGCGGTGGTGTTTGTCGATGATGTGGAGAAGACGGAGATCGTCAGGCTGGGTTCCGAACTGCGCTGGCACGCCGACTTCCAGCCCAAGGGAACCAACGTCAATTTTGTCCAACGCCTCAGCGCCCGTCGACTGCGTGTGCGCACCTACGAGCGCGGGGTCGAGGGGGAAACCCTGGCCTGTGGCACCGGCGTGGCCGCCGCGGCCCTCATCGCCGCCCGCGTCCACGGACTGGCCAGTCCGGTGGAGATCAAAGTCCAGGGCGGGGATCTCTTGAAGGTTTATTTTGATACCCGGGAGGGCGCATTCACGAACGTCCGCTTGCAGGGGCCGGCGGATTTTGTGTTCGAGGGAGAAATCGATGTCCACGTTTAA
- the dapA gene encoding 4-hydroxy-tetrahydrodipicolinate synthase: MSTFKGTTTALVTPFKNGLVDGEAFAALIERQIAAGIEGVVPVGTTGESPTLNHEEHLRVIELAVQYTKGRTRVIAGTGSNSTAEAIEYTQAAEKLGADAALLVAPYYNKPTQHGLYEHFMAIARSTELPLVLYSIPGRCGIEIGVETVARLAAEADNIVAIKEAGGSVDRVSRLRQALPDSFEILSGDDSLTVPFMSVGAVGVVSVASNLIPAEVKSLVDAALAGDFKRAETIHRKYFGVFTDLFIESNPVPVKAAMAAKGWMTEEVRPPLAGLLPANREKLFATLQKAGAV; this comes from the coding sequence ATGTCCACGTTTAAGGGAACCACCACCGCGCTCGTCACCCCGTTCAAGAACGGCTTGGTCGACGGCGAAGCCTTTGCCGCCCTGATCGAGCGCCAGATTGCCGCCGGGATCGAAGGCGTTGTCCCCGTCGGCACCACCGGGGAATCCCCGACACTCAATCACGAGGAGCATCTCCGCGTGATCGAATTGGCGGTGCAATACACCAAGGGCCGCACCCGCGTCATCGCTGGCACCGGTTCCAACTCCACCGCCGAGGCCATCGAATACACCCAGGCCGCGGAAAAGCTTGGGGCTGATGCCGCCCTGCTCGTGGCCCCATATTACAACAAGCCGACCCAGCACGGTCTCTACGAGCATTTCATGGCCATCGCCCGTTCGACCGAGTTGCCCCTCGTGCTTTACTCCATCCCGGGGCGGTGCGGCATCGAGATCGGCGTCGAGACGGTGGCCCGCCTGGCCGCTGAAGCTGACAATATCGTCGCCATCAAGGAAGCCGGAGGTTCGGTCGACCGGGTCAGCCGCTTGCGCCAAGCCCTGCCCGACAGCTTTGAGATTCTCAGCGGTGACGACAGCCTGACCGTGCCCTTTATGAGCGTTGGGGCGGTGGGCGTGGTCAGTGTTGCCTCCAACCTCATCCCTGCCGAAGTGAAGTCGCTGGTCGATGCCGCACTGGCCGGTGATTTCAAGCGTGCCGAAACGATCCACCGCAAATACTTTGGGGTATTCACTGACCTGTTTATCGAGAGCAACCCGGTTCCGGTCAAAGCCGCCATGGCCGCCAAAGGTTGGATGACGGAAGAAGTACGCCCACCGCTGGCCGGTTTGTTGCCCGCCAACCGGGAAAAACTCTTCGCCACCCTCCAAAAAGCCGGGGCGGTTTGA
- the dapB gene encoding 4-hydroxy-tetrahydrodipicolinate reductase encodes MKTKVIMVGAKGRMGQAIIRLARASSDYEIVAEVDQGDRLEDVIARADAVIDFSHHTATLAVAQLCVRHGKALAVGTTGHSAAAKAEVLALGSKIPLIFASNYSVGVNTLFYLTRKAAEILRTYDQEIVEMHHRHKKDAPSGTARSLGEILCEVKGRPYDELIRDGRSGEPGARTSDEIGMHALRGGDVVGDHTVIFATEGERVELTHKASSRDTFAGGALRAARWLVGKPSGVYTMAQVLGLEG; translated from the coding sequence ATGAAGACGAAAGTTATCATGGTCGGCGCCAAGGGCCGCATGGGCCAGGCCATCATCCGTTTGGCCCGGGCCTCGTCGGATTATGAGATCGTGGCCGAGGTGGACCAGGGCGACCGTTTGGAAGACGTCATCGCCCGGGCCGATGCGGTGATTGATTTCAGCCACCACACCGCCACCCTGGCAGTGGCGCAACTCTGCGTCCGGCACGGGAAGGCCCTGGCCGTCGGCACCACGGGACACAGCGCGGCCGCCAAGGCCGAGGTCCTGGCCCTGGGTTCAAAAATCCCCCTGATCTTTGCCTCCAACTACTCGGTCGGCGTCAACACCCTTTTCTACCTGACCCGCAAGGCGGCGGAGATCCTCCGCACCTACGACCAGGAAATTGTGGAGATGCACCACCGCCACAAGAAGGATGCGCCCAGCGGCACGGCCCGTTCCTTGGGGGAAATCCTCTGTGAGGTGAAGGGCCGTCCCTACGACGAACTCATCCGGGACGGCCGCAGCGGCGAGCCCGGGGCCCGGACCTCCGACGAGATCGGTATGCACGCCCTCCGCGGCGGTGATGTCGTTGGAGACCATACGGTCATTTTTGCCACCGAGGGCGAGCGGGTGGAACTGACCCACAAGGCCTCCAGCCGCGACACCTTCGCCGGTGGCGCGTTGCGGGCGGCGCGCTGGTTGGTGGGCAAACCCTCCGGGGTCTACACCATGGCCCAGGTGCTGGGTTTGGAGGGATGA
- the folK gene encoding 2-amino-4-hydroxy-6-hydroxymethyldihydropteridine diphosphokinase, which translates to MKVGVGIGSNLGDRGAEITAAFDFLRVLDPAVRRSRIYESEPLDCPPGSGKFLNAAAVISWSGDLLDLLDRFHAHERERGRAVVRPVNAPRPVDLDLLFAEDYICNTARLVLPHPRMRERDFVLRPLAELEPDFPLPPDGSNVQDLLTRWLHQHGESPCQPID; encoded by the coding sequence ATGAAGGTTGGCGTCGGCATCGGCTCCAACCTCGGTGACCGGGGCGCGGAGATCACCGCCGCCTTTGACTTCCTCCGCGTGCTCGATCCCGCTGTCCGCAGATCGCGGATTTACGAATCCGAACCGCTGGATTGTCCGCCCGGCTCCGGGAAATTCCTCAATGCCGCGGCGGTGATTTCCTGGTCGGGTGACCTCTTGGATTTGTTGGACCGATTCCATGCCCATGAAAGAGAAAGGGGCCGGGCTGTGGTGCGCCCGGTCAACGCTCCTCGCCCGGTCGATCTGGACCTGCTTTTCGCGGAGGACTATATTTGCAACACAGCACGGCTGGTTCTGCCCCACCCGAGGATGCGGGAACGGGATTTTGTCCTCCGACCCCTGGCGGAGTTGGAGCCCGATTTCCCGCTTCCCCCTGATGGGAGCAACGTCCAAGATCTCCTGACCCGTTGGCTGCACCAGCACGGGGAGTCGCCATGCCAACCGATCGATTGA
- the panB gene encoding 3-methyl-2-oxobutanoate hydroxymethyltransferase, translated as MPTDRLTVEDIRNWNPGRPLLALTAYDHPTARHLDGAGVEILHVGDTLGMVVLGFEDTTPVTMEDMVRATGAVARGRSRALITADLPFQSYGTPELALANSRRLVDAGADAVKMEGGAEILPQIQAVLGAGIAVQGHLGMLPQHVREEGAYRRKGKLESEASRLENDARLLAEAGVFSLVLECIVPAVADHITLAVTVPTLGIASGYGTTGQIRVVTDLTGATPWLRLPYVEAEFHLDQALRQAVGSFRAKCASARHDAH; from the coding sequence ATGCCAACCGATCGATTGACCGTTGAGGATATCCGGAATTGGAATCCGGGCCGGCCGTTGCTGGCTCTGACAGCCTATGACCATCCCACCGCGCGCCACTTGGACGGGGCCGGTGTGGAAATCCTCCACGTCGGCGACACCTTGGGCATGGTGGTGCTGGGGTTTGAGGACACCACCCCGGTGACCATGGAAGACATGGTGCGCGCCACCGGCGCGGTGGCCCGCGGACGCTCCCGGGCATTGATCACGGCCGACCTGCCCTTCCAGAGTTACGGGACCCCGGAGCTGGCCCTGGCCAACAGCCGGAGGTTGGTCGATGCCGGTGCCGACGCGGTCAAGATGGAAGGTGGAGCGGAAATCCTTCCCCAGATCCAAGCTGTGCTGGGGGCTGGTATCGCCGTGCAAGGCCACCTGGGCATGCTGCCCCAACATGTCCGGGAAGAGGGTGCCTACCGGCGCAAGGGCAAGCTGGAATCCGAGGCCTCCCGTTTGGAAAACGACGCCCGTCTGCTCGCGGAGGCCGGGGTCTTCTCCCTGGTGTTGGAATGCATCGTCCCTGCCGTTGCCGACCACATCACCCTCGCCGTCACTGTTCCGACTCTCGGGATCGCCTCGGGCTACGGTACCACCGGTCAAATCCGGGTCGTCACGGATCTGACCGGGGCGACCCCCTGGCTGCGGCTGCCCTATGTGGAGGCGGAGTTTCACCTGGACCAGGCCTTGCGGCAGGCCGTGGGGTCATTCCGAGCAAAATGCGCCTCCGCCCGGCACGATGCGCATTAA
- a CDS encoding sigma-54 dependent transcriptional regulator — translation MAKPLTVLLIDDEILVCNYIKQVISNHQPEAHVEVFGDPKEGLERALKADLDVIITDLMMPGISGLDVIRELHRLRPQLPAILMTGFGNPDVTIEAGRLGVHEFLNKPFTAAQLIDAIESAAESYRLAAEPVVIDKPPQEGKTLVGKSHVMQEIFLQIGKIADSPVPVLIEGPTGSGKDLLARAIYRHGERASKPFIAINCAATTEHELETELFGYEKDAFPGAGSSRAGKLEQAEGGTLFLDNIHEMGLQTQAKFLRFMQEGATHRLGSQKSFRVNVRILASCEDKLELAVAAKKFRDDLYFRLAVVKMAVPGLEERREDIPLLVEYFLRQHGPVLGFARASILPEAMESLRLMRWPGNVRQLENFVRELILNAREHAITPAHVQQGLKQSPADAVADDTFAGLVSRVLRKVEAGELPCAMPTLMDMVEREIYGQAHKMTRGNRSKMSRLLGVSRPTVLDKISTHGIDNVS, via the coding sequence ATGGCCAAACCGCTCACTGTTCTGCTCATCGATGATGAGATCCTGGTTTGCAATTACATCAAGCAGGTGATCAGCAACCACCAACCGGAGGCCCATGTCGAGGTTTTCGGTGATCCCAAGGAAGGATTGGAGCGGGCACTCAAGGCGGATCTCGATGTCATCATCACCGACCTCATGATGCCGGGGATCAGCGGGTTGGATGTCATCCGCGAATTGCACCGCCTGCGCCCCCAACTCCCGGCCATCCTCATGACCGGCTTCGGAAATCCGGATGTCACCATCGAGGCCGGACGGCTCGGGGTACACGAATTCCTCAACAAGCCGTTCACGGCCGCACAACTGATTGATGCCATTGAATCCGCGGCCGAGTCCTACCGTCTGGCCGCCGAGCCGGTGGTCATTGACAAGCCGCCCCAGGAGGGAAAGACCCTCGTGGGCAAGAGCCATGTCATGCAGGAGATCTTTCTCCAGATCGGCAAGATCGCCGATTCCCCCGTTCCGGTCCTCATCGAAGGGCCGACCGGTTCGGGCAAGGACCTGCTGGCCCGCGCCATTTACCGCCATGGCGAGCGTGCTTCCAAACCTTTCATTGCCATCAATTGCGCCGCCACAACCGAACACGAGTTGGAGACCGAGTTGTTTGGCTATGAAAAAGACGCCTTCCCCGGCGCCGGATCCAGCCGCGCGGGCAAGTTGGAGCAGGCCGAGGGGGGCACGCTCTTCCTCGACAACATCCATGAGATGGGGCTGCAAACCCAGGCCAAGTTCCTCCGCTTCATGCAGGAGGGCGCCACCCACCGCCTGGGCAGCCAGAAGAGCTTCCGCGTCAATGTCCGCATCCTGGCCTCCTGCGAGGACAAGCTCGAACTGGCCGTGGCGGCAAAGAAATTCCGGGATGATCTGTACTTCCGTCTGGCGGTGGTGAAGATGGCCGTGCCCGGCCTGGAAGAACGCCGCGAGGACATCCCGCTGCTGGTGGAGTATTTCCTGCGCCAGCATGGCCCGGTTCTCGGCTTTGCCCGCGCCTCCATCCTGCCCGAGGCCATGGAAAGCCTGCGGCTCATGCGCTGGCCGGGCAATGTCCGCCAACTGGAAAACTTTGTCCGCGAATTGATCCTCAATGCGAGGGAGCACGCCATCACCCCGGCCCATGTCCAGCAGGGGCTCAAACAAAGCCCGGCCGATGCCGTGGCCGACGACACCTTTGCCGGTCTGGTTTCGCGCGTTCTGCGCAAGGTCGAGGCGGGCGAACTTCCCTGTGCCATGCCCACCCTGATGGACATGGTGGAGCGGGAAATTTATGGCCAGGCGCACAAGATGACCCGGGGCAACCGTTCCAAAATGTCCCGGCTCCTCGGCGTTTCCCGCCCGACGGTGCTGGACAAGATCTCGACCCACGGGATCGACAACGTCAGCTGA